From the genome of Fusarium oxysporum f. sp. lycopersici 4287 chromosome 3, whole genome shotgun sequence, one region includes:
- a CDS encoding hypothetical protein (At least one base has a quality score < 10): protein MPRKCDDKGRCWRSLFRIDQVLQGKRPPAVSDTQAQGLLNACKKVRFRARPAAKEDGIIAAARRLHNDPELQLRRPGQRDAMLGFFLNLFLASGLPIMTKIALIWSVCGLLATTITVLATSAPDFQPASFVFGEFINSTGWPGGVAFLLGLLQGGRSKKSTPIVVVSAEAACTEAFLEYANRLSDRQCLDRIVIDECHLTITASCYRRSMSQLAWHVRQIRTQTVWLTATLPPIYQELFFEHNKLVRPHIVRESTNRPNIRYIVQQERGLGNLCEQAACLVQSCWTRTDLFKSERDQVIIYCPTKDLVAELADMLGCPSYTAESGTEEEKMAIIERWLTAADSPIIVATSALGPGFDYPHIRLVIHVDAPSLLTDFSQESGRAGRDGEVAESIVLLSAAWQPQLGRPVAADKEAMQLYLLQEYCSRGVLSQFLDSKPDWRWCMEGDELCSVCPEHHAQCRPPTLEFHLPRPLRDETEAGQDGDNSCQYPDMVMPLCFGAFSRPGRTKWFLKHFNQSFKTCQEYMLWLGKGASLGGSRCVNANCVAALLLGELE from the coding sequence atgccaagaaagtgtgatgacaaaggaaggtgCTGGCGGTCTCTGTTTCGGATCGATCAAGTGCTCCAGGGTAAGCGGCCCCCTGCCGTATCGGATACACAAGCGCAAGGGCTACTCAATGCTTGCAAGAAGGTACGGTTTCGTGCAAGGCCggctgccaaagaagatggaaTCATCGCGGCCGCCCGTAGGCTGCATAACGACCCAGAGCTACAGTTGCGTCGCCCTGGTCAGCGGGATGCCATGCTCGGGTTCTTCCTCAACCTATTCCTCGCTTCGGGATTGCCGATAATGACAAAGATCGCGCTGATCTGGTCTGTCTGTGGTCTCCTCGCTACTACAATCACCGTCTTGGCTACTAGCGCCCCTGACTTCCAGCCCGCTAGTTTTGTCTTCGGAGAATTCATCAACTCCACTGGTTGGCCTGGTGGTGTCGCGTTCCTCTTGGGCTTGCTGCAGGGTGGTCGCTCGAAGAAATCAACCCCCATCGTTGTTGTATCGGCCGAGGCAGCTTGTACAGAGGCGTTCCTAGAGTATGCCAACCGACTGTCTGATAGACAGTGTCTAGATCGGATCGTGATCGATGAATGCCATCTCACGATCACAGCAAGCTGTTACCGACGAAGTATGTCGCAGCTAGCATGGCACGTACGGCAGATTCGTACACAGACTGTCTGGCTGACAGCGACACTACCACCAATCTATCAAGAGCTTTTCTTCGAGCACAATAAGCTCGTGCGGCCGCATATCGTCAGAGAGTCAACAAATCGTCCTAACATCCGATACATCGTCCAGCAAGAACGTGGGCTAGGCAATCTATGTGAGCAGGCAGCTTGTCTTGTACAGTCTTGCTGGACCCGGACAGACCTGTTCAAGAGCGAGCGGGACCAGGTCATTATATACTGTCCGACGAAGGATCTCGTGGCAGAGCTTGCTGACATGCTCGGCTGTCCGTCCTACACAGCCGAGTCCGgcacagaagaagagaagatggcgatcATAGAGCGATGGCTAACGGCAGCCGATTCGCCTATCATCGTGGCGACGTCAGCGCTGGGTCCTGGGTTTGACTACCCTCATATTCGATTGGTCATTCACGTCGATGCCCCGAGCCTTCTGACGGATTTCTCTCAGGAGTCAGGTAGAGCGGGTCGGGATGGCGAAGTAGCCGAGTCGATCGTTTTACTTAGTGCAGCCTGGCAGCCGCAGTTAGGTCGACCTGTAGCAGCAGACAAAGAGGCCATGCAACTGTATCTTTTGCAGGAATACTGCTCGCGCGGGGTCTTGAGCCAATTCCTTGATAGCAAACCTGACTGGCGGTGGTGCATGGAGGGCGATGAGCTCTGTAGCGTTTGTCCCGAGCATCATGCGCAATGCCGACCGCCTACCCTAGAGTTCCATCTACCACGGCCCCTACGTGATGAGACTGAAGCCGGACAGGACGGGGACAACTCATGCCAATACCCAGATATGGTAATGCCTCTATGCTTTGGCGCATTTAGTCGACCAGGCCGTACTAAATGGTTCTTGAAGCATTTTAACCAGTCATTTAAGACATGCCAGGAATACATGTTGTGGCTTGGTAAAGGTGCCTCTCTTGGCGGTAGTCGATGTGTGAACGCCAACTGTGTAGCTGCTCTTTTACTGGGAGAATTGGAGTAG
- a CDS encoding serine/threonine protein kinase (At least one base has a quality score < 10), producing the protein MESLEFPSYHDQSDGDCESFKSANSKILEDALDDTEMRYEGAIEDCHYSDSATSNVSDHPLPIRQVSSYPASYVQISDVDGDPLRRKAVVADLLCTGPILSLAQNIGAWTNPIWLGNSAALRIDQLSKGVAGTIAVSELTEQMRQCLDLQDRSCKAVVFKRIRDREESIPDTYDRRKRHQEFLREALILCHSPIKDHQHIVRLHAIFFEQDGENHNMSWPVMVQEYATEGTLSDFILNRPSVSFQILQPLLRDIAYALFHLHHACLIAHGDIKPDNIYILWDSEKRKLSAKLGGFQSARYGQNLEDRLQLPRGTHPWAAPECHRNGDNLVPLSDIMSADIYSYVLVVFGAAIEGPDVLFWSRNLRGRLGGDGQQDLVEQERYSAELTFLLSQNARQGVDRLEIHKLLQFGLAIDPRNRDGRSIMAIMLETDQTIEEGELFRSPIPPFDSVQACASVQRLETYPICVQNNVIHEWEIMAQERPINKQLALQIANALLNGCGNYTDAERSTKAYNWLDHTHVHACFDGNVREALWPEEAALDGEGLLDALRSCALTGDPYALIELRARLDLPSSSRGQSATESINLDEPEYEMGVIKEIAHSLPAYDSQGGDCIYRIVYTLARHGRDDDAIWLLNEVEGQIVEWKTALHFAISRNNIPAVESLLKRPGLNPYKWYDPRTTNGPTYSAFCLAVQLNLVDVMRMIVERYPLWPALTASHSVDGCSVSVCHCCDPNCVDPATVNGENYLMAALDPGLRVDRMRIHGSRYQDAMNETVKLLHEMGVRMWPKPTGSWAGRSDVIDIAAECSYPWLLTFIFSYPELFPCLKRSIQPQVTKYPLWKAVLRGNLSVVRVLLQHNATEVLKGEVNGFSFPTPLLPPPATETWLCVEEICMAGVDLSLRDSYGRTALELAILEGFFSMADRLV; encoded by the exons ATGGAATCACTCGAATTTCCCTCCTACCACGACCAGAGCGACGGCGATTGCGAAAGCTTTAAGTCAGCAAACAGCAAGATTCTGGAAGATGCTCTAGATGACACG GAGATGAGATATGAAGGCGCCATCGAAGATTGCCACTATTCGGACTCGGCAACTTCAAATGTGTCCGACCATCCTCTGCCTATCAGGCAAGTCTCTTCGTACCCTGCATCATATGTCCAAATTTCCGATGTAGATGGCGATCCGCTTCGACGGAAGGCCGTCGTTGCCGATCTGTTGTGTACTGGACCAATCCTCAGTCTCGCCCAAAACATCGGCGCCTGGACAAACCCGATATGGCTCGGAAATAGTGCCGCACTTCGCATTGATCAGTTAAGTAAAGGAGTGGCGGGTACGATAGCAGTATCAGAGCTCACGGAGCAGATGAGGCAATGCCTCGACCTACAGGACAGAAGCTGCAAGGCTGTAGTTTTCAAACGCATTCGTGATAGAGAAGAATCTATCCCAGACACGTATGACCGTCGCAAGAGGCATCAGGAATTCCTCCGTGAGGCCCTCATCCTCTGTCACTCGCCTATCAAAGACCACCAACATATCGTACGGCTGCACGCGATTTTTTTCGAACAAGATGGAGAGAACCACAACATGTCATGGCCGGTGATGGTTCAGGAGTATGCTACTGAAGGAACTTTATCTGACTTCATCTTAAATCGGCCAAGCGTCAGCTTCCAGATTCTGCAGCCACTGCTTCGCGACATAGCTTATGCCCTCTTCCACTTACACCATGCTTGCTTGATAGCACATGGTGATATCAAGCCGGATAATATCTACATCTTGTGGGATAGCGAGAAGCGAAAACTCAGTGCGAAGCTTGGCGGTTTTCAGTCCGCGAGATACGGCCAAAACCTAGAGGACAGACTGCAACTCCCCAGAGGCACACACCCTTGGGCGGCCCCTGAATGTCATCGCAATGGAGATAATCTTGTCCCGTTGAGTGATATTATGAGTGCCGATATCTACAGCTATGTGTTGGTTGTCTTCGGTGCTGCTATCGAAGGACCAGATGTTCTCTTCTGGTCCCGAAACTTGAGGGGGCGGCTTGGCGGTGATGGACAGCAAGACCTTGTTGAGCAAGAGCGCTATTCTGCAGAACTTACGTTCTTGCTGTCTCAGAACGCTCGCCAGGGCGTCGACCGACTTGAAATCCATAAGCTCTTGCAGTTTGGATTAGCCATTGACCCAAGAAATAGAGATGGACGCTCAATAATGGCTATCATGTTGGAAACAGACCAAACAATAGAAGAAGGAGAGTTGTTTCGTTCCCCAATACCTCCCTTTGACTCTGTCCAG GCCTGCGCAAGCGTCCAAAGGCTTGAGACGTACCCAATTTGTGTTCAAAACAACGTCATACACGAATGGGAAATCATGGCTCAGGAGCGCCCTATCAACAAGCAGCTGGCTCTCCAGATTGCCAACGCCTTGCTCAACGGATGTGGTAACTATACAGACGCAGAGAGATCCACCAAAGCGTACAATTGGTTGGACCACACACATGTACACGCTTGTTTTGACGGCAACGTACGAGAAGCTCTCTGGCCAGAAGAAGCGGCACTTGACGGCGAAGGGCTGCTTGACGCATTGAGGAGCTGTGCGTTGACTGGGGATCCATACGCTCTGATTGAGCTGCGCGCCAGACTGGATCTTCCTTCCTCCAGCCGGGGCCAAAGTGCGACAGAAAGCATCAATCTAGACGAACCGGAGTACGAAATGGGCGTTATCAAAGAAATTGCTCATAGCCTACCCGCTTATGATTCTCAGGGTGGCGATTGTATTTACAGAATCGTCTACACCCTGGCAAGGCATGGTCGGGATGACGATGCAATTTGGCTGCTAAATGAAGTCGAAGGCCAGATCGTGGAGTGGAAAACCGCATTGCATTTTGCGATTAGCAGGAATAACATTCCTGCCGTCGAATCTCTTCTTAAGAGGCCCGGCTTGAACCCATACAAGTGGTATGATCCAAGGACAACCAACGGCCCAACATATTCAGCGTTCTGCTTAGCAGTTCAACTGAACCTTGTTGACGTCATGCGAATGATAGTGGAGCGCTATCCCCTCTGGCCAGCGCTTACCGCGTCTCATTCTGTAGACGGATGCTCAGTGTCGGTCTGCCATTGTTGCGACCCGAACTGTGTTGACCCAGCCACGGTAAATGGCGAGAACTATCTCATGGCAGCACTGGATCCGGGTCTGAGAGTCGATCGCATGAGGATCCACGGCTCCCGGTACCAAGATGCAATGAACGAAACTGTCAAACTGCTTCATGAAATGGGCGTTCGAATGTGGCCGAAGCCGACGGGCTCATGGGCTGGGAGAAGCGACGTTATCGACATTGCGGCGGAATGTAGTTACCCCTGGCTCTTGACTTTCATATTTTCCTACCCCGAGCTTTTCCCTTGCCTTAAACGCAGTATACAGCCGCAGGTCACAAAATACCCGCTCTGGAAAGCAGTTCTGCGAGGAAACCTGTCGGTAGTCCGCGTGCTTCTTCAGCATAATGCTACAGAGGTGCTGAAAGGAGAGGTGAACGGCTTCTCCTTTCCTACACCATTGCTGCCTCCGCCGGCCACAGAGACCTGGCTATGTGTTGAAGAGATTTGTATGGCTGGAGTCGATCTCAGTCTCCGAGACTCTTATGGACGGACCGCTCTAGAGCTAGCAATCCTAGAAGGGTTCTTCTCGATGGCGGACCGCCTGGTTTGA
- a CDS encoding serine/threonine protein kinase, with protein sequence MTLEMDTNMTASTYSQCGITDRSVASSASNGSKELETDDHYQVFLSIQRMLRTFSENIVEFPDKSGWTHRIEQPLGAGGCSSVSRVLGKHSWGRNPMAFKRVLPILYEYGGRNTKEEFTVLLNELRVCSVARVRTHPNLNTLNGVSFEPMDPGPDPTLFPALILDPSPLGNLLNLISDPFRMVDGPYWECSVDVANGLKALHENGIVHGDIKCENVLVFAEPENAIRPFCAKLTDFGCSMVLAETEPYAMLKGRTMPYDAPEADRIIPKHILPFSDVYSFGLLVWRVALDGADPFTDPRYWEELIDGERHYRKSNIREAKKGEGLLNYALSTIRDPDLQHAVETADAFCEILNIALRARPEKRDLDRILLAFARNKNNFKTRDFGLSSTGGYILRQFVKAEIGALTGASESQLGLSRWQSLPDTARSKYAAIQALEQDDIDFRGLHFTRHSRVFRSVQKLLKSSETLLSVLGQDVPTLETIAPDSTTHHNSLLPPTDLLMRLTLKVKAHAERPGLRLLLSRSHLSAIKDFAAAQRAAADECHRMADFLVSLPPGINKQHAWLEPSLTLGSFDEPGGLATHDSASLNEPTKTASPLLMNEPLVAGLDFDLLLSCGLPFTIQKQIYAALSIRIGCVRTSDPSYPRYMVEKAICHLLGFGVAKNHEIYLSALAECYELGYRPAQVILQRVHAALGIALPQNALTSRVFNTVEDAESPVRNAQCETESLCCHLGAEAVGDNLHDAATSGSISTVVELLAEGSSNINCQNAAGDTPLLCACRSGHADVVASLLDAGADAGIVNALGESPLHWIVRVEAREMSALTARLLAHGARVDEVAKVNHGPSPDVANDCLVAGTAIHRAVAHGNKDAVQALLAQDARADIDGGPIIVYDGHSRMCDPIQLACMSHEAEILEMMLDVTPFYPINASCESEVGLLYFAIQCQNTHRRMVRHGSDFYYRMLATIDLLVRRGSTNHVRGDGLTALHLAATHGTADILEHLLTLQPFVGDITTLVEGRSPLHWAIVLGDEVKFDILVHHGADTLHSCPASWLYKADIPILELATRTMRSDFYFVKRLFKINGDLPQREKDVALRTAFVTRQFGLAEFLLKRGADINAQIRHTTLLESILPRRGLGLDGVENYISLCRKYSLEADVVVMPETGDTALHCAAGILPLPSEDRYSRLYTLLFELFPCKSHLEARNSRGFTPLHMAALFRNVVAIKAFVEAGADINSMALFEGVPVGPTLKDLVFTDIFAPNPLYDFDKRSRRKGDRAQGEIIDLLKSSEIRTRAKRSKTLRSQFRRNASPREKRVSDFVSVMTLLPESLPMGFEVSMMEKVCDLLNMGADEELGELVRELEGSMVEHGRSVQWTNLEKIRFLDHQGKAALEKIGILDLYEDIDEADSTS encoded by the exons ATGACACTGGAGATGGACACCAACATGACCGCCTCGACCTACAGCCAGTGTGGCATCACCGATCGAAGCGTCGCGAGCTCAGCCAGCAACGGTTCTAAAGAGCTCGAGACAGATGATCATTACCAGGTTTTCCTGTCGATCCAAAGAATGCTTCGAACATTTTCCGAAAATATAGTCGAATTCCCCGACAAATCCGGCTGGACGCATAGGATAGAACAACCCCTTGGTGCTGGGGGCTGTTCCTCTGTATCGCGAGTACTTGGTAAACATTCATGGGGTAGAAACCCCATGGCTTTCAAGCGTGTACTGCCCATTCTCTATGAATATGGGGGGCGGAATACCAAGGAGGAATTCACGGTACTCCTAAATGAGCTACGAGTCTGCTCGGTGGCCAGAGTGCGCACCCACCCGAACCTCAACACCTTGAATGGGGTATCGTTTGAACCAATGGACCCAGGTCCAGATCCGACCTTATTCCCTGCGTTGATCCTTGACCCATCACCATTGGGCAATTTGCTCAATCTTATCTCTGACCCATTTCGAATGGTTGACGGACCCTACTGGGAATGCAGCGTTGATGTTGCAAACGGCCTGAAAGCACTGCATGAGAACGGCATCGTACATGGAGACATCAAGTGCGAAAATGTATTAGTGTTTGCGGAACCAGAAAATGCGATTCGTCCCTTTTGTGCAAAGTTGACGGACTTTGGCTGTTCCATGGTTTTGGCAGAAACCGAACCATACGCCATGTTGAAGGGCCGCACGATGCCTTACGACGCACCGGAGGCTGATAGAATTATCCCGAAGCATATTCTTCCCTTTTCAGATGTCTACTCCTTCGGCCTGTTGGTCTGGCGCGTGGCCCTGGATGGAGCCGATCCCTTTACTGATCCAAGATACTGGGAGGAATTGATAGACGGGGAGAGACACTACAGGAAGTCCAATATTCGCGAAGCAAAGAAAGGCGAAGGCCTTTTGAATTACGCCTTATCAACTATCAGGGACCCCGATCTTCAGCATGCGGTCGAGACGGCTGATGCCTTCTGCGAGATCTTGAACATAGCACTCCGGGCCAGGCCAGAGAAGAGGGACCTGGATCGAATCCTTCTCGCCTTTGCCAGGAACAAGAA CAATTTCAAAACAAGAGACTTCGGCTTGAGCAGCACAGGTGGTTACATCCTTAGGCAATTCGTGAAAGCGGAGATCGGCGCCTTGACAGGAGCTTCTGAATCCCAGTTAGGACTTAGTCGATGGCAATCACTTCCAGACACTGCGCGGTCCAAGTATGCTGCTATTCAAGCCTTGGAGCAAGACGACATAGATTTCCGGGGTCTTCACTTCACCAGACACTCGAGGGTGTTTCGATCAGTCCAGAAGCTGCTGAAATCTTCGGAAACCCTTCTTTCGGTTCTGGGTCAGGATGTTCCTACATTGGAAACTATCGCTCCAGATTCCACAACTCACCACAATTCCCTGCTTCCACCGACAGATTTGTTGATGCGCCTAACTCTCAAAGTAAAGGCGCATGCTGAACGACCCGGGTTAAGATTACTCTTAAGTCGCTCGCATCTTTCCGCAATAAAAG ACTTTGCGGCTGCACAGCGTGCGGCAGCCGATGAATGCCATAGAATGGCCGATTTCTTGGTCTCTTTACCACCCGGAATA AACAAACAGCATGCGTGGCTGGAACCCTCGCTGACCCTTGGATCATTTGACGAACCGGGTGGGTTGGCGACTCACGATTCTGCTTCATTGAACGAACCAACCAAAACAGCCTCACCGCTCTTAATGAATGAACCTTTG GTCGCCGGATTGGACTTCGACCTCCTATTATCCTGCGGCCTCCCTTTCACTATCCAGAAACAGATATATGCTGCTCTTTCCATCCGTATCGGATGCGTCCGCACTTCCGACCCCTCCTACCCAAGATACATGGTAGAGAAAGCAATATGTCaccttcttggctttggcgTCGCGAAGAACCACGAAATATATCTGTCGGCGCTTGCCGAATGCTACGAATTAGGGTATCGCCCGGCCCAAGTCATCCTCCAACGAGTTCACGCCGCCCTCGGCATTGCCCTTCCGCAGAATGCGTTGACTTCGCGTGTCTTCAATACAGTGGAAGATGCCGAGTCGCCTGTACGGAACGCACAATGTGAAACAGAGAGCCTTTGTTGTCATCTTGGGGCTGAGGCAGTCGGCGACAATCTTCACGATGCCGCAACGAGCGGCTCAATCTCAACCGTTGTTGAACTGCTTGCTGAAGGCTCCTCGAATATCAATTGTCAAAACGCTGCTGGAGATACGCCTTTACTTTGTGCATGCCGATCCGGCCATGCCGACGTTGTCGCCTCATTACTGGACGCTGGCGCCGATGCCGGAATCGTGAACGCTCTGGGAGAGTCTCCGCTTCATTGGATTGTCAGGGTGGAGGCTCGCGAGATGTCCGCTCTTACGGCCCGGTTGCTAGCCCATGGAGCGAGGGTTGACGAGGTAGCTAAAGTCAACCACGGGCCATCCCCAGACGTGGCAAATGACTGTCTGGTTGCAGGGACTGCAATCCATCGTGCGGTTGCGCATGGTAATAAAGACGCGgtccaagctcttctggcGCAAGACGCTAGGGCAGACATCGATGGCGGCCCAATTATCGTCTATGATGGGCATAGTCGGATGTGCGATCCGATTCAACTCGCATGTATGTCACACGAGGCGGAGATTCTCGAAATGATGCTGGATGTCACCCCGTTTTACCCGATCAACGCAAGCTGTGAATCAGAGGTCGGTCTACTGTACTTTGCTATACAGTGTCAGAATACGCACCGAAGAATGGTCAGACATGGCTCAGACTTTTATTATCGTATGCTGGCTACCATCGACCTTCTCGTGCGCCGCGGGTCGACGAATCACGTTCGCGGTGACGGCCTCACGGCACTACATCTAGCCGCAACTCACGGCACTGCAGACATTTTAGAGCACCTGTTAACATTGCAGCCGTTTGTTGGCGATATCACCACGCTGGTGGAGGGAAGGTCCCCGTTGCACTGGGCCATCGTGTTGGGTGACGAGGTCAAATTCGACATTCTGGTACATCACGGCGCTGACACGCTTCATTCATGTCCTGCAAGTTGGCTCTACAAGGCAGATATACCAATTCTCGAGCTTGCAACACGTACTATGCGGAGCGACTTCTATTTTGTTAAACGACTTTTTAAGATAAATGGAGATCTTCCACAGAGAGAGAAAGACGTGGCTCTGCGCACTGCATTCGTCACACGCCAATTCGGCCTTGCGGAGTTTTTACTGAAAAGGGGCGCCGATATAAATGCACAAATTCGCCATACGACGCTGCTTGAAAGTATTCTACCGCGGAGAGGCCTCGGTCTCGATGGAGTCGAGAACTACATCTCTTTGTGCAGAAAGTATTCCCTGGAAGCTGATGTCGTTGTGATGCCTGAAACCGGGGATACCGCCCTTCATTGTGCTGCGGGCATTCTGCCGCTGCCCTCCGAGGACAGGTACTCTCGACTTTACACTCTACTGTTTGAGCTTTTTCCCTGCAAGTCCCATCTGGAAGCGAGGAACTCTAGGGGATTCACACCTCTTCACATGGCGGCGCTTTTCCGTAATGTTGTAGCTATCAAAGCCTTTGTTGAGGCTGGAGCAGATATCAACAGCATGGCGCTGTTCGAGGGAGTCCCCGTTGGACCAACCCTGAAGGACCTGGTATTCACCGATATATTTGCACCGAACCCCCTTTACGACTTTGATAAACGCAGCCGCAGAAAGGGTGATCGTGCGCAAGGGGAAATCATTGACCTTCTGAAATCATCAGAAATTCGTACCCGCGCAAAACGCAGCAAGACATTGCGGAGTCAATTCCGCAGGAATGCAAGTCCGCGAGAAAAGAGAGTATCGGACTTTGTTAGTGTCATGACGCTGCTTCCGGAGAGTCTCCCCATGGGATTTGAAGTATCGATGATGGAGAAAGTGTGCGACTTGCTAAATATGGGAGCGGATGAGGAACTTGGGGAACTTGTTCGTGAGCTAGAGGGTTCCATGGTAGAGCATGGAAGGAGCGTCCAGTGGACTAATTTAGAGAAAATCCGGTTTCTGGATCACCAGGGGAAGGCTGCCCTAGAGAAGATCGGTATTCTCGACCTCTATGAGGATATAGATGAAGCAGATTCAACGTCGTAA